A DNA window from Haloactinospora alba contains the following coding sequences:
- a CDS encoding aspartate aminotransferase family protein, with product MSELLARHRAVMPSWLSLYYESPLELSSGEGRRLTDADGNTYLDFFGGIVTNILGYDVAEVREAVERQLSSGIVHTSTMYLLRGQVELAEKIARLSGIPDAKVFFTNSGTEANETALLLATAARGTDQVLALRNSYHGRSYGTVAITGNRGWKNSSLSPLNVHYLHGTDRDAPAFRAMSDKEYIDACVADLRDVLATATASDVACMIAEPVQGVGGFAMPPAGLLAAYKEVLDEQGIPLISDEVQTGWGRTGNSFWGIGDTTPDALTFAKGLGNGFTVGGVVARGDLMDGLPAKGLSTFGGNPVSMAAANATLDYILDHDLQANAARLGAIVLERLNPLTELDTVSAVRGTGLMFAVAMADPATGAPSPALATAVLEETRRRGLLVGKGGLNDNVLRMAPPMTLTEEEAREGAEILTDALRAVDAGTGT from the coding sequence ATGTCGGAACTTCTCGCACGCCACCGCGCTGTCATGCCCTCCTGGCTGTCCCTCTACTACGAGAGCCCGCTCGAACTGTCGAGCGGTGAGGGGCGCCGTCTCACCGACGCCGACGGGAACACCTACCTGGACTTCTTCGGCGGGATCGTCACCAACATCCTCGGCTACGACGTGGCCGAGGTGCGCGAGGCCGTGGAACGCCAACTCTCCAGCGGCATCGTGCACACCTCCACCATGTACCTGCTGCGCGGCCAGGTGGAACTGGCCGAGAAGATCGCCCGCCTGTCCGGAATCCCCGACGCCAAGGTCTTCTTCACCAACTCCGGGACCGAGGCCAACGAGACGGCACTGCTCCTGGCCACGGCGGCCCGCGGGACGGACCAGGTACTGGCGCTGCGCAACAGCTACCACGGCCGTTCCTACGGGACCGTGGCGATCACCGGGAACCGGGGGTGGAAGAACTCGTCACTGTCCCCTCTCAACGTGCACTACCTCCACGGGACCGACCGGGACGCTCCCGCGTTCCGCGCCATGTCCGACAAGGAGTACATCGACGCCTGCGTGGCCGACCTGCGCGACGTGCTCGCCACCGCCACCGCGTCCGACGTCGCGTGCATGATCGCCGAACCCGTGCAGGGGGTCGGGGGGTTCGCCATGCCTCCCGCGGGTCTGCTCGCGGCCTACAAGGAGGTCCTGGACGAGCAGGGCATCCCCCTGATCTCCGACGAGGTGCAGACCGGTTGGGGACGTACCGGGAACAGTTTCTGGGGGATCGGGGACACCACGCCGGACGCCCTCACCTTCGCCAAGGGCCTGGGCAACGGGTTCACGGTGGGCGGTGTCGTCGCGCGCGGCGACCTGATGGACGGGCTTCCCGCGAAGGGGCTGTCCACCTTCGGCGGTAACCCGGTCTCCATGGCGGCGGCCAACGCCACCCTGGACTACATCCTCGACCACGACCTGCAGGCCAACGCGGCACGGCTCGGCGCGATCGTGCTGGAGCGGCTGAACCCCCTCACCGAACTGGACACGGTCTCGGCGGTGCGCGGCACCGGGCTGATGTTCGCCGTGGCGATGGCGGACCCGGCGACCGGAGCCCCCTCGCCCGCGCTGGCCACCGCGGTGCTGGAGGAGACGCGCCGCCGCGGTCTGCTCGTCGGCAAGGGCGGGCTGAACGACAACGTGCTGCGTATGGCCCCGCCGATGACCCTCACCGAGGAGGAGGCCCGTGAGGGGGCGGAGATCCTGACCGACGCGCTCCGCGCCGTGGACGCCGGCACCGGAACCTGA
- the rlmN gene encoding 23S rRNA (adenine(2503)-C(2))-methyltransferase RlmN produces the protein MPAELTFAAPRRAQPPRHLADLSPDDRRAAVTELGEKPFRAKQLAQHYFGHLESDTSAMTDLPEGSRERLGAELLPELLTPVRHVTCDEGMTRKTLWRAFDGVMFESVLMRYPDRATLCVSSQAGCGMNCPFCATGQNGLTRNLSTGEIVDQVVSVARDLERGEVSGGPGRISNIVFMGMGEPLANYRRVLDSIRRMTDPVPGGMGISQRGVTVSTVGLVPAIEKMIAERMQVRLAISLHAPDDELRDELVPVNNRWKVAEALDAAWRYADTTGRRVSIEYALIRDINDQAWRADLLGEMLAGHLAHVNLIPLNPTPGSKWTASRPEDEREFVRRLQSHGVPVTIRDTRGQEIDGACGQLAASERE, from the coding sequence ATGCCTGCCGAGCTCACTTTCGCCGCCCCGCGCCGGGCCCAGCCGCCCCGGCACCTCGCCGACCTCAGTCCCGACGACCGCCGCGCGGCGGTGACGGAGCTGGGGGAGAAACCCTTCCGTGCCAAGCAGCTGGCCCAGCACTACTTCGGACACCTGGAGTCCGACACGTCGGCGATGACCGACCTGCCGGAGGGCTCCCGGGAACGGCTCGGCGCGGAGCTGCTCCCGGAGCTGCTCACGCCGGTGCGTCATGTCACGTGTGACGAGGGGATGACCCGCAAGACGCTGTGGCGCGCCTTCGACGGGGTCATGTTCGAGTCGGTGCTGATGCGCTACCCCGACCGCGCCACCCTGTGCGTCTCGTCGCAGGCGGGCTGCGGGATGAACTGCCCGTTCTGCGCCACCGGACAGAACGGTCTCACGCGCAACCTCTCCACCGGGGAGATCGTGGACCAGGTCGTCTCCGTCGCGCGGGACCTGGAGCGGGGGGAGGTCTCCGGCGGTCCGGGGCGGATCAGCAACATCGTCTTCATGGGGATGGGCGAGCCGCTGGCCAACTACCGGCGCGTCCTCGACTCCATCCGGCGCATGACCGACCCTGTCCCCGGCGGTATGGGCATCTCGCAGCGGGGGGTCACCGTCTCGACCGTGGGTCTGGTTCCGGCGATCGAGAAGATGATCGCGGAACGCATGCAGGTGCGGTTGGCGATCTCGCTGCACGCTCCCGACGACGAGCTGCGGGACGAGCTCGTGCCCGTCAACAACCGGTGGAAGGTCGCCGAGGCGCTGGACGCGGCCTGGCGCTACGCTGACACGACCGGCCGCCGCGTCTCCATCGAGTACGCCCTCATCCGCGACATCAACGACCAGGCGTGGCGCGCCGACCTCCTCGGCGAGATGCTCGCCGGCCACCTTGCCCACGTCAACCTGATCCCGCTCAACCCCACGCCGGGGTCGAAGTGGACCGCCTCCCGCCCGGAGGACGAGCGCGAGTTCGTGCGCAGGCTGCAGTCCCACGGCGTCCCGGTGACGATCCGCGACACCCGGGGCCAGGAGATCGACGGCGCGTGCGGCCAGCTCGCCGCCAGCGAGAGGGAGTGA
- a CDS encoding PucR family transcriptional regulator: MLPTLADVLELPVVQRARPRVVVGSSHLDVAVRWVHVAEVTDLAHLLRGGELVLTTGIAMPDDREALRRYVDDLSGVGVSGIAVEMGRKYHSGLPHALLDAAGDAGIPVVALEREARFVEITEAVHGRVVNEQLEEVRESERLHEVFTRLSMEGAPPEQVLREVARLSGRPVVLENLAHQVLACDLNGEDPGVLLAAWESRSRAVRSDARTVHDPASGWVVTTVGARGQDWGRLILICGTSPTSRHTMMVERAATTLALVRLLERHQESLERQTHRTIITGIIDRAYSDPEEALVRARAVGVSLSGHGLVGLVLRLRDSRAGLAAQAELADTAEEAARACRELRVPALVGSLDEVRVGILLALPDDSDEDAYLRRLAERLRERVTTSAVLAAGSRTDDIREVRRSFLEARQVGDVALRQSGDQLFYRLPDVHLRGLLHLFSDDERLQTYVERELGPLLAYDDRHGSDLTEMLRCYLSSGRNKALAATTAHISRPAFYERLRRISHVLGVDLDSVETCLSLHVALLSLDSVRDHRAY; encoded by the coding sequence GTGCTACCCACACTCGCCGACGTTCTCGAACTACCGGTCGTCCAACGCGCCCGCCCGCGGGTGGTGGTGGGCAGCTCCCACCTGGACGTCGCGGTGCGCTGGGTCCACGTCGCCGAAGTCACCGACCTGGCCCACCTGCTGCGGGGCGGTGAGCTCGTACTGACCACGGGCATCGCGATGCCCGACGACCGGGAGGCGCTGCGGCGCTACGTCGACGACCTCTCCGGCGTCGGGGTCAGCGGCATCGCGGTGGAGATGGGACGCAAGTACCACTCCGGCCTGCCCCACGCGCTGCTGGACGCCGCGGGGGACGCCGGGATCCCGGTGGTGGCGCTGGAACGCGAGGCCCGGTTCGTGGAGATCACCGAGGCCGTGCACGGCCGGGTCGTCAACGAGCAGCTCGAGGAGGTCCGGGAGTCGGAGCGGCTGCACGAGGTGTTCACCCGCCTGTCGATGGAGGGAGCACCGCCGGAACAGGTGCTCCGGGAGGTCGCCCGGCTCTCCGGCCGTCCCGTCGTACTGGAGAACCTGGCCCACCAGGTGCTGGCGTGCGACCTGAACGGCGAGGACCCCGGCGTGCTCCTGGCCGCCTGGGAGAGCCGTTCCCGTGCGGTGCGAAGCGACGCCAGAACCGTGCACGACCCCGCCTCGGGCTGGGTGGTGACCACGGTCGGCGCCCGCGGCCAGGACTGGGGGCGTCTCATCCTGATCTGCGGCACCTCCCCCACCTCCCGGCACACCATGATGGTGGAGCGCGCGGCCACCACGCTGGCGCTGGTGCGGCTGCTGGAACGCCACCAGGAGAGCCTGGAGCGCCAGACGCACCGGACGATCATCACCGGCATCATCGACCGCGCCTACTCCGACCCGGAGGAGGCGCTGGTACGCGCCCGCGCCGTGGGGGTCTCGCTCTCCGGGCACGGCCTCGTCGGCCTGGTGCTGCGGCTGCGGGACAGCAGAGCGGGGTTGGCGGCCCAGGCGGAGCTGGCCGACACCGCGGAGGAGGCGGCCCGCGCGTGCCGGGAGCTGCGGGTTCCCGCCCTGGTCGGTTCCCTGGACGAGGTGCGCGTGGGTATCCTGCTCGCCCTTCCCGACGACAGCGACGAGGACGCCTACCTGCGGCGCCTCGCCGAACGGCTGCGGGAACGGGTGACCACCTCGGCCGTGCTCGCCGCCGGATCGCGCACCGACGACATCCGCGAGGTCCGCCGCTCCTTCCTGGAGGCGCGCCAGGTCGGCGACGTGGCGCTGCGCCAGAGCGGAGACCAGCTCTTCTACCGGCTACCCGACGTGCACCTGCGCGGACTGCTGCACCTCTTCTCCGACGACGAGCGGCTGCAAACCTATGTCGAACGCGAGCTGGGGCCGTTGCTGGCCTACGACGACCGGCACGGCAGCGACCTCACCGAGATGCTGCGCTGCTACCTCTCCTCCGGCAGGAACAAGGCGCTGGCCGCCACCACCGCCCACATCTCGCGTCCGGCGTTCTACGAACGGTTGCGGCGGATCTCGCACGTGCTCGGCGTCGACCTGGACTCGGTGGAGACCTGCCTCTCGCTGCACGTGGCCCTGCTGTCCCTGGATTCGGTCCGCGATCACCGGGCGTACTGA
- a CDS encoding suppressor of fused domain protein, whose translation MAAASILLDESSPYRSRRVIVERGPGATAAYLLNAQGRIRVPVWLANHEPAPATGDPASLYQGEAPLMPAAHTKHPQGRPPVEAARVRAVWFEEGDGVALLEDGELLAVIPGWAEADRGLPGYARDAVGHTPYAWALDTAPEQLRSRVFHARSYWHWRSTPDAWRSVQRAVFNHLNRTVGPSGHYWDISDGYPPLLRVSERPPTERRPYTVLSTVGMCGQRMPTVERYLADPSPYARVELALATTGEPHLAARIFRWIGTFPWRAVTWFGPGHSVKWLDNPEDAALRGEYSAVLLVADPTPLGGEQYPPPATFGLTFHGDPVTWLWIVPLTRSQRLFAKENDAATVLDKLAAEGRSWVLP comes from the coding sequence GTGGCAGCGGCGAGCATCCTCCTCGACGAGTCCAGCCCCTACCGCAGCCGCCGCGTGATCGTCGAACGCGGCCCCGGCGCCACCGCAGCCTACCTCCTCAACGCCCAGGGAAGGATCCGGGTCCCGGTGTGGCTCGCCAACCACGAGCCCGCGCCCGCCACGGGCGACCCCGCGAGCCTGTACCAGGGAGAGGCCCCCCTCATGCCCGCCGCCCACACCAAACATCCCCAGGGCCGCCCGCCGGTGGAGGCCGCGCGGGTACGCGCCGTGTGGTTCGAGGAAGGCGACGGGGTTGCGCTGCTCGAGGACGGGGAGCTCCTGGCCGTCATCCCCGGCTGGGCGGAAGCCGACCGGGGGCTGCCCGGTTACGCGCGCGACGCCGTCGGCCACACCCCCTACGCCTGGGCGCTGGACACCGCCCCCGAACAGCTGCGTTCCCGGGTGTTCCACGCGCGGTCGTACTGGCACTGGCGGTCGACCCCCGACGCGTGGCGCAGCGTGCAACGCGCGGTGTTCAACCACCTCAACCGGACCGTGGGCCCGTCGGGCCACTACTGGGACATCTCGGACGGCTATCCGCCGCTGTTACGCGTCTCGGAACGCCCGCCCACGGAACGGCGCCCCTACACGGTGCTGAGCACGGTGGGAATGTGCGGCCAGCGGATGCCCACCGTGGAGCGGTACCTCGCCGACCCCTCCCCCTACGCGCGGGTCGAGCTCGCGCTGGCCACCACCGGCGAACCGCACCTGGCCGCCCGGATCTTCCGCTGGATCGGCACCTTCCCGTGGCGCGCCGTGACCTGGTTCGGTCCCGGGCACAGTGTGAAATGGCTGGACAATCCGGAAGACGCCGCGCTGCGGGGCGAGTACAGCGCGGTCCTCCTCGTGGCCGACCCCACCCCGCTCGGTGGGGAGCAGTACCCGCCGCCGGCCACCTTCGGGCTCACGTTCCACGGCGACCCGGTCACCTGGCTGTGGATCGTCCCGCTCACCCGATCGCAGCGCCTCTTCGCCAAGGAGAACGACGCCGCCACGGTGCTCGACAAGCTCGCCGCGGAAGGCCGAAGCTGGGTCCTGCCGTGA
- a CDS encoding Lrp/AsnC family transcriptional regulator codes for MTEQDDSAPAVRRNPSSNVALDETAKRIIEQLQQDGRRSYAAMGKAVGLSEAAVRQRVQRLLEAGVVQVVGVTDPMMLGFSRQAMIGIRCSGELDKVADEIADLPGVEYLVITAGSFDLLAEVVAADDDQLLEILGRLRSVESVTETESFLYLKLRKQTYAWGTH; via the coding sequence GTGACAGAACAGGACGACAGCGCTCCGGCCGTACGGCGGAACCCCTCCTCCAACGTCGCCCTCGACGAGACCGCCAAGCGCATCATCGAGCAGCTGCAGCAGGACGGGCGCCGCTCCTATGCCGCCATGGGCAAGGCCGTGGGGCTGTCCGAGGCCGCCGTGCGCCAACGCGTCCAACGGCTGCTGGAGGCGGGCGTGGTCCAGGTGGTCGGTGTCACCGACCCGATGATGCTGGGGTTCAGCAGGCAGGCCATGATCGGCATCCGGTGCAGCGGCGAACTCGACAAGGTCGCCGACGAGATCGCCGACCTGCCCGGTGTCGAGTACCTGGTGATCACGGCCGGCTCGTTCGACCTGCTGGCTGAGGTGGTCGCCGCCGACGACGACCAGCTTCTGGAGATCCTGGGCCGCCTCCGGTCGGTCGAGAGCGTCACCGAGACCGAGAGTTTCCTGTACCTGAAGCTGCGGAAGCAGACCTACGCGTGGGGGACCCACTGA